Proteins encoded by one window of Mycolicibacterium cosmeticum:
- a CDS encoding nucleoside/nucleotide kinase family protein, producing MTIEQGVHIQDATLDQLIEAAKALAVPGERRILGLTGAPGAGKSTVAQQLVEALGPDVAVLVPMDGFHLANEVLIELGRRDRKGAHDTFDDGGYARLIATLRAQRVGDPVVYAPRFRRDLEESIGSAIPVPSTVPLVVTEGNYLLLEGNAWPAARAHIDQVWFLAPDTEVRHTRLLRRHEAYGKSPEEAEFWALGSDERNAQLIESTAGRADRIVRLP from the coding sequence GTGACCATCGAGCAGGGCGTGCACATCCAGGACGCCACTTTGGACCAGTTGATCGAGGCGGCCAAGGCGCTCGCCGTTCCCGGCGAACGCCGCATCCTGGGTCTCACCGGCGCGCCGGGAGCCGGGAAGTCAACGGTCGCGCAACAACTCGTCGAAGCGCTGGGCCCGGACGTCGCCGTGCTGGTGCCCATGGACGGTTTTCACCTGGCCAACGAAGTCCTGATCGAACTCGGCAGGCGGGACCGCAAGGGCGCGCACGACACCTTCGACGACGGCGGGTATGCCCGGTTGATCGCGACCCTGCGGGCGCAGCGGGTGGGCGATCCGGTGGTGTACGCGCCCCGGTTCCGCCGAGACCTCGAGGAATCGATCGGCTCGGCGATTCCGGTGCCGTCCACCGTGCCGCTGGTGGTCACCGAGGGCAACTACCTTCTGCTGGAAGGCAATGCGTGGCCGGCGGCGCGTGCCCACATCGACCAGGTGTGGTTCTTGGCGCCCGACACCGAGGTGCGCCACACGCGGCTGCTGCGTCGCCATGAGGCGTACGGGAAGTCGCCCGAGGAAGCCGAGTTCTGGGCCCTCGGGTCCGATGAGCGCAACGCCCAGTTGATCGAGTCGACCGCCGGCCGCGCCGACCGCATCGTGCGCCTGCCATGA
- a CDS encoding ATP-binding cassette domain-containing protein: MSAPALEARGLVKRYGHVTAINGADFELRQGEVLAVIGDNGAGKSSLIKALAGAVIPDAGQILMNGTPVSFKNTRDARAAGIETVYQDLAVVPALDIASNLYLGREIRRKGLAGSLFRRLDTGRMRQEAAQHLTDLRIGIKSVAQAVETLSGGQRQGVAVARAAAFGRGVIIMDEPTAALGVRESGQVIDLIRSIRDRGIPVVLISHDMPHVFEVADRIHIHRLGQRAGVVDPKKRSMSEVVALMTGAEEPTDEERAGL; the protein is encoded by the coding sequence ATGAGCGCACCGGCTCTCGAAGCGCGCGGCCTGGTCAAGAGGTACGGCCACGTGACGGCGATCAACGGGGCCGATTTCGAGCTCCGACAGGGCGAGGTGCTCGCGGTCATCGGCGACAACGGTGCCGGGAAGTCCAGCCTGATCAAGGCGCTGGCCGGCGCGGTGATTCCCGACGCCGGCCAGATCCTGATGAACGGCACGCCGGTGTCGTTCAAGAACACCAGGGATGCACGCGCCGCCGGTATCGAGACGGTGTACCAGGACCTCGCCGTGGTCCCGGCGCTCGACATCGCGTCCAACCTCTACCTTGGCCGGGAGATCCGGCGAAAAGGCCTGGCGGGAAGCCTGTTCCGCCGGCTCGACACCGGAAGGATGCGCCAGGAGGCCGCGCAGCACCTGACCGATCTGCGGATCGGAATCAAGTCGGTCGCCCAGGCCGTGGAGACGTTGTCCGGCGGGCAACGTCAAGGCGTCGCGGTGGCGCGGGCCGCCGCGTTCGGCCGCGGGGTGATCATCATGGACGAGCCGACCGCCGCCCTCGGTGTCCGCGAGTCGGGACAGGTCATCGACCTGATCCGGTCGATCCGTGACCGCGGCATTCCCGTGGTGTTGATCAGCCACGACATGCCGCACGTCTTCGAGGTGGCCGACCGCATCCACATCCACCGGCTGGGGCAGCGGGCCGGCGTGGTCGATCCGAAGAAGCGCTCGATGTCCGAAGTGGTGGCGCTGATGACCGGTGCGGAGGAGCCGACCGATGAGGAACGCGCCGGCCTCTGA
- a CDS encoding PfkB family carbohydrate kinase, translating to MRNAPASEKAPVGVFVGLATLDVIHRIAKPPAVNEKITAGAQFVAAGGPAANAAVTFAALGGYAILVTALGDDPVAHLIRADLAAYGVDVVDVAAGSTRAVPVSAVAVLESTGDRSVISLDAVTSDAAAPDHLEDLVAAADVVLVDGHHPRLAVAAARRADAGGTTLVVDAGRWKPVMTDLIPHATDMVCSNDFRTPGADGTAATAATLVGGGVRTVVTTHGGAPVQWWSGGDSGSVPVQPVTVVDTLGAGDAFHGAYCYFATRFDGSVADRIDRCARVAALRCSVVGPRAWLRELQPEQTRKRER from the coding sequence ATGAGGAACGCGCCGGCCTCTGAGAAGGCCCCGGTTGGGGTCTTCGTCGGCTTGGCCACCCTGGATGTGATCCACCGCATCGCGAAACCGCCCGCGGTGAACGAGAAGATCACCGCGGGCGCCCAGTTCGTCGCCGCGGGCGGGCCGGCCGCCAACGCGGCGGTCACCTTCGCGGCCTTGGGTGGCTACGCCATCCTGGTCACCGCCCTCGGTGACGACCCGGTGGCGCATCTGATCCGCGCCGATCTCGCGGCGTACGGTGTCGACGTCGTCGATGTCGCGGCGGGCAGCACCCGTGCGGTGCCGGTGTCGGCGGTGGCGGTGCTGGAGTCGACGGGCGACCGATCGGTCATCTCGCTCGACGCGGTGACCTCCGACGCCGCAGCGCCGGACCACCTCGAGGACCTGGTCGCCGCCGCCGACGTGGTGCTGGTCGACGGGCACCACCCCCGCCTTGCCGTCGCCGCGGCGCGGCGGGCGGATGCCGGCGGCACCACCCTCGTCGTCGATGCCGGCCGGTGGAAACCGGTGATGACCGACCTCATCCCGCATGCGACAGACATGGTGTGCTCCAACGATTTCCGAACACCCGGTGCCGACGGCACGGCCGCGACCGCCGCCACACTGGTCGGCGGCGGGGTCCGCACCGTGGTGACGACGCACGGCGGTGCTCCCGTGCAGTGGTGGTCCGGCGGCGACTCGGGATCCGTCCCGGTGCAACCGGTGACGGTGGTCGATACGCTGGGCGCCGGCGATGCCTTCCACGGTGCATACTGCTACTTCGCCACCCGGTTCGACGGCAGCGTCGCCGACCGCATCGATCGCTGCGCCCGGGTGGCGGCACTGCGGTGTTCGGTGGTCGGGCCGCGGGCATGGTTGCGCGAACTGCAACCCGAACAGACTCGAAAGCGAGAACGGTGA